Within the Gossypium raimondii isolate GPD5lz chromosome 12, ASM2569854v1, whole genome shotgun sequence genome, the region ctaatattattatggTTTTAACACACCGAAAAAAAGAAGAGGTGCAACAGTTAAAAATCTAACACTCATAAGGACGAAAAAACATGAATCGAAGTATAGTCCTgcaaaaaaagtattaaaaggGTAGAGACCATATCAAGATCATTGCTCCTATGTTGCTGCACCATAATTAGGTAATAGCATTTTGTACGGACTGAACAAGGAAACGTTAGGCCTTTTGACcctttcttttatcaaattgcCTTTGATAGTGTCAACACCCAATGACCAACATTTAAAAGAGGTAGATCACTTAAAagcatttatttaaaacaagaCGAGagaaaaaaggttaaattttatcTGTTTACTTTAAAACTGTTGATTAAGGTACATTTCTTTATACTTTCACAGTAAgggtaaaataataatgataataataaaaggtttataataaaagaaacctACAAGGTGGAATCATTCTCTCCTTTAGCTGATCGAAAGTCCACGTGCATCACCCATCTTTTCCATTCCTCCCTATCAATCCCAATCCCAATTCCTTCTCATTAaccaaatttatgaaatttacctAGTTTACGTCTTTTTCGTAAATATAGCACAATAATCATAAAGCAATTATAAAAAACCAAGTATCTACTTTGCATAGTTGAAAGTCATAAAAGACTCAAGAGAAGtgaattaaagaaatcagaaAAACTCCGTTCCATCAATTCTTTTTCCATGTATCCTAGATATAGTAAGACTCACAAAGAGACTACTAGCGATCCTGACAAGAACGACAGAAGGTACCATGAGACAGCTCACAACAAGCCCGCACGCTAACAGTAAGATGCGAAGTAAGACAAGCCATGGGAACCAAGTTATGTAGAGGCAAGAACGACTGGACACATCCCAATTCTCCCAAATTCCTGAAACAAGCATAAGAAACCCCAAAATGTCTTTAGCCATTTCATTTTGTCAATAGAAAATGTCAGCAAATTggatttcattttcataaaaaaaaaggcCCTTATTAACTTGTATGAATCCCAATAAACTTACATGGCCTTAGAAATTTAACAACCCTACTTGAAACAGGAGAAactaaaatcatttaattgatagAAAACAACGAGACTTGGAATTTGGACTATAAACTAAacatttaggttaaattttgaaaacttggattcttttaaaaaaatgcaattaAGGATTTATGGGaaactcaaattttcaaattcatgttcAAACATACCATAATTTTACTGCTATATTTTCCAACCAATAAACGGGGCAATAGAAATTTAGCAAATAAACTCAAACCAATACGGTACTCGGATTTGAATTACTTTCGCAGGAAATAATTTTCCACCAAGAGTTATTTCtagtaattttacaataaaaatcaATGTTAACTGAAAATTAGCAACTTTTAAGCCGCTTTGCTTCTATTCCCGACTTCCATGTAATGCAGAGCCAAAAGAGGAGGTTAAAGAAAAGACCTGGAAGGGGCGAAGGAGAGACGGCGTGACTGAAGGCGGGGAGCTGAGGAAGTAGGGGGACGGACGCGAGGCATAGGCGGAGGGGTGCGGAGCGACGGAGCTCTGGCGGCAGACATGACGGAGCGAGAGAGGGATCCTGCACCACGCCAAGCCATTTTCCCACTGAAGCTTTTTGGACGGAACGGTAATTACGGAGAGTGATAAGACACGACAGAAGCCGGATGTAGTAATTCAGAAAGGTTttggttagggtttaaggggaTGGGTGTGTTGTGTCTCCCTTTTGCCAATTCTAGTAGGCTGAACATTTGAAGCCTTTTTGGGCCTTTCGAATGCTTCTAGTTGATCCAGACTGCCTAGGCCTTTGAAACACATTTTTCTTCACTTATAAAccttaccaaaaataaaaaccatcaATGCAATGCAATGAAAGAACACAGCAAAAGGAAAACGCAGCATGTCCATAGCTATTCCATGCGCCTGTAATGGAGGAGGCCGATCCAATTGAGCTAAATATCTGGTGGTTTACAATCAATCTCTGTTTTGGTGCACCGTCTTTGATATTTTATGTAGTTAAACTCTAAACAACGAGATTGCTAGCATTTGGCCTAGAATATCAGATAACAGTCAAAGAAAGGAGACATAGGGCAACAACTGAAGCAGAAAGGAGGAGCCAAAGTTCCTCAATTTTATTGAACATAAACACCAAAAGGATCCATATTCCATCTTTTTATTACAGTAAAGAGTAAGTATTCACACAGTCTAACCGTCCATTGTATGTGTACATTGTTTCACATGATAGGTTTACAGATACCATAGTTTCTCTGTAGTGTAATCTGAATCTTCTCCAAGATTTCCGGTTTTTCAACCAAAGACCTAGTCGGTGGAGATTTCCTTCTTTCCAGCA harbors:
- the LOC105762789 gene encoding uncharacterized protein LOC105762789 isoform X2, producing MAWRGAGSLSRSVMSAARAPSLRTPPPMPRVRPPTSSAPRLQSRRLSFAPSRNLGELGCVQSFLPLHNLVPMACLTSHLTVSVRACCELSHGRNGKDG
- the LOC105762789 gene encoding uncharacterized protein LOC105762789 isoform X1 — protein: MAWRGAGSLSRSVMSAARAPSLRTPPPMPRVRPPTSSAPRLQSRRLSFAPSRNLGELGCVQSFLPLHNLVPMACLTSHLTVSVRACCELSHGTFCRSCQDR
- the LOC105762789 gene encoding uncharacterized protein LOC105762789 isoform X3, whose protein sequence is MAWRGAGSLSRSVMSAARAPSLRTPPPMPRVRPPTSSAPRLQSRRLSFAPSRNLGELGCVQSFLPLHNLVPMACLTSHLTVSVRACCELSHGT